Genomic window (Aquimarina sp. BL5):
AGCGTATAATTTGATGTATTATCTGTTTCCGAATTAGAAAATCAGTATTTGACATTTTTTTTAAAAAACATTATACGTTTTTATAAAATCATTCGAATTAGAAATTTATAATTGACATATTCTAAAACTTAATTACAAAAAAATAGTCTGTACTATTATAAATAGGTGATAGAGTTTATACCTAATCTAATAGTATTGAGAATAAACGCTATCGACAGTACGATAAAAATAAAACCTTGAATGAAGCTTAACCGATCACTTTCAGCTTAGCAAATCTTAGTAATAGCTTTTTAATTCCACCGTTTTCAAAATTAATCTCTGCTTTTTTATCTTGACCTACCCCATCTAATTGTAGAATTTTTCCTTTACCAAAACGCATATGCTCTACAATGGTTCCAGGTACCAAATCTCCATCAAAAAGATTCGTTTTAGGAGTACTTGTAGCATCATTAGAAATCGGTCTTAATTTACGTAGCTTACGCAATTGTTCCTCTGATGGTTTATGAGAAACTGGAGGTGATCCTGATATTGGTTTTTTAAGTCTTAGTTTACTTTTATCAACATCTCCAAAAATATCAGTATCTACCAATGGTTTATAGCGGTAGGTATCAATTGGTGTTATGTATTCTAGATATTGAGCATCTATTTCTTCTATAAAACGGCTAGGCTCTGCATCTACAAGCTTACCCCAACGATATCGTGATTGCGTATACGTTAAATATGCTTGTTTCTCTGCTCTGGTTAAAGCTACATAAAATAATCTTCGCTCCTCTTCCAGCTCTGACCTGGTATTCATACTCATTCCGGATGGAAACAAATCTTCCTCCATACCTACAATATAGACGTAAGGAAATTCTAATCCTTTTGCCAAATGTATTGTCATTAAAGCTACCCTATCATCATCACCAGTATCCTGATCTAGATCTGTTGCTAGTGCCACATCTTCTAAAAATTCAGCAAGCGACCCAGTTTCATCTGCCAACTCTTTTTGTTCCTCTACAAAGTCTCGAATACCATTCAGTAACTCCTCTATGTTTTCAATACGTGCAATTCCTTCAGGTGTTCCATCTTTCTTAAGCTCTTGAAGCAGACCAGTGTTTTTAGCTACCATTTCTGATAACACGAAGGCGTCAGAAGTTTGATTGGTAACCTGAAAACTCTTGATCATATTCATGAAATTTTCTAACCTGGTTTTTGTCCCGCTATTAATTTTCAGATTAATTCGATCTAGATTTTCAATAATTTCGAAAATAGAACGATCATAATGATTCGCTGCTACCACTAATTTATCTACAGTAGTACTACCAATTCCTCGAGCTGGATAATTAATAACTCGCTTTAGTGCTTCTTCATCTTTTGGGTTGATGATTAGTCTTAAGTAACTTAAAACATCTTTGATTTCTTTTCGTTGATAAAAAGATAACCCACCATAGATCCTATATTTAATATCTCTTTTACGAAGGGCATCTTCCATCGCACGAGACTGTGCGTTTGTTCTGTATAAAATAGCAAACTGACCATTGGTCAACTGATGTTGCATTTGATTCTCGAAGATAGAACTCGCTACATATCGTCCTTCATCACCATCTGTTAATAATCGATTTACAAAAATTTTAGGACCGGGATCATTAGCAGTCCAAACTACCTTATCAAGCTTTGTTTTATTCTTATCTATAATAGAGTTAGCAGCTTCTACAATATTTTTGGTAGATCGATAATTTTGTTCCAATCGATATTGTTGTACATTATCATAATCCCTCTGAAAATTAAGGATGTTATTAATATTTGCTCCACGGAAGGCATAAATACTTTGCGCATCATCTCCTACCACACAGATATTCTGAAATTTATCTGATAATGCCTTTACGATCAGGTACTGTGAGTGATTGGTATCCTGGTACTCATCCACCAGAATATATCTAAAGCGATTTTGATATTTAGCCAATACATCCGGAAAACGATTCAACAATTCATTAGTTTTAAGTAATAAATCATCAAAATCCATAGCTCCAGCCTTAAAGCAGCGATCTACATAATGTTGATAAATTTCTCCCATACGCGGCCTTTTTGCCATGGCATCGGCCTCTACTAATTCGGCATTTTGAAAATATGCTTTTACGGTAATCAAACTGTTCTTGTAAGATGAAATTCGTGATTGAACCTGTTTATACTTATAAATATCTTTGTCCAATCCCATCTCTTTAATTACCGATGAAATTAATCGCTGAGAATCTTGCGTGTCATATATCGTAAAATTAGAAGGATATCCTAATTTATCAGCTTCAATTCTTAGGATTTTAGCAAAAATCGAATGGAACGTTCCCATCCATAGATTCTTTGCTTCGCTAGCACCTACAATATCAGCAATACGCTTTTTCATTTCTCGCGCAGCCTTATTGGTAAATGTTAATGATAAGATATTAAATGAATCCACTCCTTGATTCATAAGATAGGCAATCCTATAAGTAAGCACTCTCGTTTTTCCTGAACCAGCACCTGCAATCACGATCATAGGACCATCTTTCTGCAGTACAGGAGCTCGTTGCGCATCATTTAATCCAGCTAAATATTCTTCCAAGTTTTCAGTGTTTTATAAGCTTCGAAATTTAAGTAAACTATCTTTTTTATTTAACTAATATTGATGATACTTATAAACAAATCATTAACGCTTTTATGAATCAAACACGAAGTTGAGAATAATCACACTACAAATATTTCTTACACTGTTAATATCTTTTTTCAAAAATAATATCGTTTAAATGCAATTTTATAAGACAAAATGCATATATTTAAAAATCTTTATGATATTAAAGAAATTATTTTAACCCCAAAATTTAACCTAATTTTTTTCTTATGTCCCCAAACTTAAACGTTCAGCCAATTGAAAAAGAACAAATCAAATTTCTAACCTTCCCAAAAGAAGATGTCCTTAATAAAAGAAAAGATCAAATCGATCGAATTTTAGAATTACAAAGAGCATTATCTCTTGGCAACTTAGAAAGACATAAAGTAAAAATTGTATTTGTTGATAACAAAGGACTCAAAAAAGTAGAAACTACTATTTGGGGAATTACAGATAAAGAAGTAATCCTTAAACAGTCTACTATTATTCCATTAGAAAGAATTATAAGTATCTCATAAAAATTTAAGTGTTATTGCCTTGAAAGCTCTCAATATCTTCTCAATGATGTATTGAGAGTTTTTATTTAAAACATGTAATACAATAAACCTATTTTTAGTGTGTTATGAAACAATTAATATGTATTTAAATCAATGTAATTCAGAATAATAAACTTATTTAAAAACTAATTTTACCCAAAAACCCAAAAATGTTCAAAACCTACTATAAAAAATTAATGCTACTCCTGTTCTTTATAAACGTAATGGTTATAAATTCTCAGGATTCTAATGCTCAATTAATCGCCAATAACCCAGATAGCTTCATCGAAAACCTTACCATTAACAAGTCAAAAGGCTTATTTATAAATTTATCGAAGAAAAGCACTTCACTTTCATTAAACCTTAAGGTAGAAAAAGTAGCAAACGATTTAACCACATTTATTGGTAGTGTAAACAATCAAAAACTATCTACTTTTACTTTATTTAAAACTAAAAATCAAATAGAAGGAACTTTAGTCCTCAGAAACGAAAAAACCGGTTTTAAAATTTTCACAAATGATCTGGGAAAAGTATACATTGAAGAAGTAGATATTAACTCTCTGGTTTGTATAGATTTTGAAAAAACTGAAGAGGAAAATAGTAGCGATAAAAATGGTGTATTTTCTAAAATGGCTCCTCAGTTAGAAAGCCTTCCGGGAGCACCAGGTATTATCTATTTAGATTTTGATGGAGAAGTTGTATCCGGCACAAGTTGGGTTGGCGGCGGTACAATTAATGCGCAATCTCCAAATTTTTCTGATCAAAAAATCATAGCTGTTTGGGAAATAATGGCTGAAGATTTTAGAGCTTTTAATTTAAACGTTACTACACGAAGAGACTTATATGATGCTGCTCCTCAAAATCGTAGAATGATGTGCATATTTACTCCTACTAAAGATGCAGCGCCTACTGCAGGTGGTGTTGCTTATTTAGGTTCTTTTTCTTCTACTAGAACAGATAATCCTTGTTGGGTTTATAATTTATCCACAAGAGCAGCCGGAGAGACAGGATCTCATGAGGTAGGACATACATTAAGACTTAGTCACGATGGCAGACCCGGAGAAGAATATTATGCCGGCCATGGACAATGGTCACCAATTATGGGATGGAGTGCTAACAAAGCTTTAGGTCACTGGAGTAAAGGAGAATATGACAATGCAACTCAACAACAAGATGACATAGAAATTATTGCTGGATCTCAAAATGGAGTTGGTTTTAGAGAAGATGATCATAAAGATGTTATTACAGAAGCTACCCCAATATTAGTGGATGCTGATGGAAATGTTAGTGCTGATCAAAATTTTGGTTTTATTCATAACCGTGATGATAAAGATGTATTTTCATTTGTAATCGAAACTGGTAATGTTTCTTTTAACTTTAATCCTAGTTCGGATCATCCTAATCTTAATATACAAGCTAGAATTCTGAATGGTATTGGTGAAGAAATTGCTATTTCTGATCCTTCTGGACTTAATGCTGGTTTTGATTTGGATCTCAGTTTTGGAACTTACTTTATAGAAGTTGATGGTGTTGGAGAAGGAAATCTAAGTAGTGGATATTCTGATTACTCATCTATAGGTAATTATTATATTTCTGGAAAGTATGTTCCTGGTGATAACAACCAACCTCCTATAGCAAATTTCGAAGCAGCTACTAATTGTGCTACGGTGAATTTTAATAGTACAACTATTAATAATGTAAATGCTTACTTGTGGGATTTTGGAGACGGAATCACCTCTACTGAACAGAATCCAGCACATACATACGCTAATAGTGGTAGTTATACAGTTTCTCTTACGACATCTAATAGTGCTGGAGAAGACACAAGACAACGTGATAATTTTATTACCATAAATATTCCTCAGCAACCTATTGGAGCAGATCAAAATATTTGTATCGGAGAATCTACATCATTAACTGTTACTGGAAACAGTGAATTTAATTGGTATAATGCACCTACAGGTGGCACTTTATTATATACAGGAGCTACTTTTGAAGCACCTACACTACAATCTAGTCAGACATATTATGTAGCAGGTTCTTTTGATAATTGCACGACAAATACAAGAACAGCAATCAATATTATTGTAGAGGAAAATCCAGAACCTCCCACAATTGTAATCCCTGACACTAAAAACCTTACAACGGATGCCACATACGCTGCATATCAATGGTATTTTAATGGGGAACCAATTACTGATGCTAACGATTCTCTATATGTACCAGATCAAATTGGAAATTATAGTGTTGAAGTATTTAACGAAACCGGGTGTAACGCAATTTCTTCTGCTTTTACTGTTGATTTATCACAACTAAATTTAAGCCAAGGAACAAGCATTTTTAAGTTTTACCCTAACCCTACTAGAGATATACTAAGAATTGATGGACTTACTATAAATGAAAATGATATAAGAATAGTAAATACTACCGGACAAATAGTTATTAATTCTATTATAGAACCTGAAATAGATTTAACTAAATTATCTAGTGGACTTTATGTGATTCTAATAAACAATAAATCTGTTGGCAAATTTGTCAAACTATAAATCCTTTTTAACCTTATTAAAAGCATATTTCACTATTCAGAAATATGCTTTTTTATTTAGATAAAGATCAAAAACACATTTTAACTTTCCTGTAATAGATTTTTGAATATCTTTAGAAACCAAAAAAATTAAGATTGAAACACACATTTTTAATTCTCCTCGCAACACTACCAGGAATACTTTTTTGTCAAAAAGAATCCAAACCAGGAACTATTATCACCCAATTTGGCAATACATACGAAGTTGATAATCCTGACTTTAAAACAGATACAACAAGTCAATTAAAGGCTGTTTTTGATGTCGGACGATCTTTTGGAGATAGTACTAAGGTCAATCCACTTATAAATACCGCAGCCAGATATCTTAATATGCATGCTAGTGCAGGAGTTTCATTGGAGAACCTAAAAGTAGGATTAGTTATTCATGGAAGTGCTGCTAATGATATTTTAAACGATAAAAATTATAATTCGAAGTTTGGGCTGGACAATCCAAATACTTCTTTGATATCGGCACTTACCGAAAAAGGAGTTCAGATTATTTTATGCGGGCAGACCGCAGCACACAGAAACATCTCTAAGTCTGATGTTCATCCTAATATACAGTTTGCTTTATCAGCGATGACCGCTTTAGTACAATTACAAAACGAAAACTACAATATCATTAATTTTTAACTCAACGCAACCCTATGAAAAAAAATATATTAATCGCTTTTCTTTTAGTATGTTCAATTTTACAAGCCCAAAAAATAGATCCTGATGTAAATTCAATGTCAGAAAAGATAGAAAGCAAGGTTATCGAATGGAGAAGAGATTTTCATCAGAATCCGGAACTCTCTAATCGTGAATTCGAAACTGCTAAGAAAATTGCAAAACATCTTAAAGATCTTGGGTTTGAAGTAACAGAAAATGTAGCTAAAACTGGAGTTGTAGGGATTCTAAAAGGTGGTAAAGAAGGAAAAGTAGTGGCTTTAAGAGCAGACATTGATGCACTTCCGGTTACCGAGAGAGCTGATGTCCCTTTTAAGTCTACCGTTAAAACTACTTTTCTTGGTTCAGAAGTTGGAGTTAGTCATGCCTGTGGACACGATACACATACCGCAATCCTGATGGGAGTTGCAGAAGTTTTAAGTAAGAATAAAGAAAAAATATCCGGTACGGTTAAGTTTATTTTTCAACCTGCAGAAGAAGGACCACCACCTGGAGAAGAAGGCGGAGCAAAATTGATGATCAAAGAAGGTGTGCTTAAAAAACCCGATGTTGATGCTATTTTTGGCTTGCATATCAATTCTGGAACACCGGTAGGAATGATACGTTATAAACCAGGCGGCACTATGGCAGCTGTAGAACGTTTTGTCATCGATGTAAAAGGAAAACAAACTCATGGATCCGCTCCCTGGACAGGTGTTGATCCTATTTTAATCTCGGCCAAAATAATCGATGGTTTACAAACCATTATTAGTAGAGAATCACCATTGGTAGATGAAGCAGCAGTAATTACAGTTGGAAAAATTACTAGTGGAGTTCGATTTAATATCATTCCAGAAAGTGCAGAAATGATCGGAACTGTAAGAACTCTTGACCCAAAAATGCGCGAAATGATAATCCGTCGTATGAACGAAATGGTTCCTGCTATTGCAAAAGCATATGGTGGAGATGCAACCATAACTTTTCAGAACAATACTTCGATCACTTATAATGACCCTGCATTGGTAAAACAAATGCTTCCCACGATTCAGGGAATAGCCGGAAAAGAAAATGTGGTTTTATCTAAAGCAACAACTGGAGGAGAGGATTTTTCGTATTTTCAGGAAGTAGTTCCTGGTTTCTATTTCTTTTTAGGCGGAAAATCTCCGGATACTAAAAAAGCTGCGTCTCATCATACACCTGATTTTTATATTGATGAAAGTGGTTTAGTATTAGGAGTAAAAGTAATGTCTCAATTAACTTTAGACTATTTAAACGCTCAATAATATAATTTATAATGGATACTATCTTAAATTTTCTGGGTTCAATCTCTTGGTGGATGTGGATATTGATCGCACTCGCTCTAGTAGCTATAAGAGATATGTTTTTTAATAAAAAACATACAGTAAGTCATAACTTTCCGATTGTTGGTCATCTTCGATATCTTTTAGAAAGTATTGGACCAGAAATGAGACAATATTTTGTCGCAAATAATAGAGAAGAACTTCCTTTTAATAGAATTGAAAGAGGATGGGTATATGCTTCATCCAAGAATGAAAATAATTACGAAGGATTTGGAACTGATAGAGATATCTATGAACATCAGCATATTTTTATAAAAAACTGTATG
Coding sequences:
- a CDS encoding ATP-dependent helicase, with protein sequence MEEYLAGLNDAQRAPVLQKDGPMIVIAGAGSGKTRVLTYRIAYLMNQGVDSFNILSLTFTNKAAREMKKRIADIVGASEAKNLWMGTFHSIFAKILRIEADKLGYPSNFTIYDTQDSQRLISSVIKEMGLDKDIYKYKQVQSRISSYKNSLITVKAYFQNAELVEADAMAKRPRMGEIYQHYVDRCFKAGAMDFDDLLLKTNELLNRFPDVLAKYQNRFRYILVDEYQDTNHSQYLIVKALSDKFQNICVVGDDAQSIYAFRGANINNILNFQRDYDNVQQYRLEQNYRSTKNIVEAANSIIDKNKTKLDKVVWTANDPGPKIFVNRLLTDGDEGRYVASSIFENQMQHQLTNGQFAILYRTNAQSRAMEDALRKRDIKYRIYGGLSFYQRKEIKDVLSYLRLIINPKDEEALKRVINYPARGIGSTTVDKLVVAANHYDRSIFEIIENLDRINLKINSGTKTRLENFMNMIKSFQVTNQTSDAFVLSEMVAKNTGLLQELKKDGTPEGIARIENIEELLNGIRDFVEEQKELADETGSLAEFLEDVALATDLDQDTGDDDRVALMTIHLAKGLEFPYVYIVGMEEDLFPSGMSMNTRSELEEERRLFYVALTRAEKQAYLTYTQSRYRWGKLVDAEPSRFIEEIDAQYLEYITPIDTYRYKPLVDTDIFGDVDKSKLRLKKPISGSPPVSHKPSEEQLRKLRKLRPISNDATSTPKTNLFDGDLVPGTIVEHMRFGKGKILQLDGVGQDKKAEINFENGGIKKLLLRFAKLKVIG
- a CDS encoding PKD domain-containing protein, whose product is MFKTYYKKLMLLLFFINVMVINSQDSNAQLIANNPDSFIENLTINKSKGLFINLSKKSTSLSLNLKVEKVANDLTTFIGSVNNQKLSTFTLFKTKNQIEGTLVLRNEKTGFKIFTNDLGKVYIEEVDINSLVCIDFEKTEEENSSDKNGVFSKMAPQLESLPGAPGIIYLDFDGEVVSGTSWVGGGTINAQSPNFSDQKIIAVWEIMAEDFRAFNLNVTTRRDLYDAAPQNRRMMCIFTPTKDAAPTAGGVAYLGSFSSTRTDNPCWVYNLSTRAAGETGSHEVGHTLRLSHDGRPGEEYYAGHGQWSPIMGWSANKALGHWSKGEYDNATQQQDDIEIIAGSQNGVGFREDDHKDVITEATPILVDADGNVSADQNFGFIHNRDDKDVFSFVIETGNVSFNFNPSSDHPNLNIQARILNGIGEEIAISDPSGLNAGFDLDLSFGTYFIEVDGVGEGNLSSGYSDYSSIGNYYISGKYVPGDNNQPPIANFEAATNCATVNFNSTTINNVNAYLWDFGDGITSTEQNPAHTYANSGSYTVSLTTSNSAGEDTRQRDNFITINIPQQPIGADQNICIGESTSLTVTGNSEFNWYNAPTGGTLLYTGATFEAPTLQSSQTYYVAGSFDNCTTNTRTAINIIVEENPEPPTIVIPDTKNLTTDATYAAYQWYFNGEPITDANDSLYVPDQIGNYSVEVFNETGCNAISSAFTVDLSQLNLSQGTSIFKFYPNPTRDILRIDGLTINENDIRIVNTTGQIVINSIIEPEIDLTKLSSGLYVILINNKSVGKFVKL
- a CDS encoding DsrE family protein codes for the protein MKHTFLILLATLPGILFCQKESKPGTIITQFGNTYEVDNPDFKTDTTSQLKAVFDVGRSFGDSTKVNPLINTAARYLNMHASAGVSLENLKVGLVIHGSAANDILNDKNYNSKFGLDNPNTSLISALTEKGVQIILCGQTAAHRNISKSDVHPNIQFALSAMTALVQLQNENYNIINF
- a CDS encoding amidohydrolase, with amino-acid sequence MKKNILIAFLLVCSILQAQKIDPDVNSMSEKIESKVIEWRRDFHQNPELSNREFETAKKIAKHLKDLGFEVTENVAKTGVVGILKGGKEGKVVALRADIDALPVTERADVPFKSTVKTTFLGSEVGVSHACGHDTHTAILMGVAEVLSKNKEKISGTVKFIFQPAEEGPPPGEEGGAKLMIKEGVLKKPDVDAIFGLHINSGTPVGMIRYKPGGTMAAVERFVIDVKGKQTHGSAPWTGVDPILISAKIIDGLQTIISRESPLVDEAAVITVGKITSGVRFNIIPESAEMIGTVRTLDPKMREMIIRRMNEMVPAIAKAYGGDATITFQNNTSITYNDPALVKQMLPTIQGIAGKENVVLSKATTGGEDFSYFQEVVPGFYFFLGGKSPDTKKAASHHTPDFYIDESGLVLGVKVMSQLTLDYLNAQ